The following are encoded in a window of Lactobacillus panisapium genomic DNA:
- a CDS encoding PTS lactose/cellobiose transporter subunit IIA: MAENKTTEQEEQATLESAMGLIANGGNAKSLAFEAIRLAKKGDIDGARAKLKESDDSLTEAHNSQTGMLTKEAQGEHTKVTLLVVHSQDHLMNAITFRDLAGEMVDLYEKLYETGTLKK, translated from the coding sequence ATGGCAGAAAACAAAACTACTGAACAAGAAGAACAAGCAACTTTAGAATCAGCTATGGGCTTAATTGCCAATGGTGGTAATGCTAAGAGTTTAGCTTTTGAAGCAATTCGGTTAGCTAAAAAGGGTGACATCGATGGTGCCCGGGCTAAGTTGAAAGAATCTGACGACTCATTAACTGAAGCACATAATTCGCAAACCGGAATGCTTACTAAAGAAGCTCAAGGTGAACATACTAAAGTTACTTTGTTAGTAGTTCACTCACAAGATCATTTAATGAATGCAATTACTTTTAGAGATTTAGCAGGCGAAATGGTCGATTTATATGAAAAATTATACGAAACTGGTACTTTAAAGAAATAA
- a CDS encoding PTS sugar transporter subunit IIB, giving the protein MAEQTIMLNCSAGMSTSLLVTKMQQAAKDQGIDANIFACPASEAQQHIEQDHPDCVLLGPQVRYMESDFKNKVKGQGKDGKDIPLAVIDMRAYGMMDGVQVLKQAEDLING; this is encoded by the coding sequence ATGGCAGAACAAACAATTATGTTAAATTGTAGCGCTGGAATGAGTACTTCATTGTTAGTAACGAAAATGCAGCAAGCAGCGAAGGACCAGGGCATTGATGCTAATATCTTTGCTTGTCCAGCTTCTGAGGCACAACAACATATTGAACAGGATCATCCAGATTGCGTTTTGCTTGGACCACAAGTTCGTTATATGGAAAGTGACTTTAAGAACAAGGTCAAGGGCCAAGGTAAAGACGGCAAGGATATTCCACTTGCTGTAATCGATATGCGTGCATATGGCATGATGGACGGTGTTCAGGTTTTGAAACAAGCTGAAGACTTAATTAACGGTTAA
- a CDS encoding PTS sugar transporter subunit IIA: MVGVLICTHGSAGQELLKSAEMICGQQENCQTVKFTDGESLDQLEQELEQKITALSGKVICLTDLKGGTPFNTLVRILEKNPAIEIVTGVNIPMLLELLLNRDQFPLDDLIKMILEAGKSGIYHFQPTPAKDEDEEF, translated from the coding sequence ATGGTTGGAGTTTTAATTTGTACACATGGCAGTGCTGGACAGGAATTGCTGAAATCAGCAGAAATGATTTGTGGCCAGCAAGAAAATTGCCAAACAGTCAAGTTTACAGACGGTGAGTCGCTTGATCAACTAGAGCAAGAATTGGAGCAAAAAATCACTGCTCTTTCTGGCAAAGTTATTTGCTTAACTGACTTAAAAGGTGGAACACCATTTAATACGTTAGTTCGAATACTGGAAAAAAATCCGGCAATTGAAATTGTTACCGGAGTTAATATCCCAATGCTGTTAGAATTATTGCTTAATCGTGACCAATTCCCGCTTGATGACCTGATAAAAATGATTCTAGAAGCCGGTAAAAGCGGTATTTATCATTTTCAGCCTACACCGGCTAAGGATGAAGATGAGGAATTTTAA
- a CDS encoding alpha/beta hydrolase family protein, with protein MQGLTAKDLLNLTNAGGLKTQGNNSIFQTADPNFDDLDKYQWSLVKQNGKDGLSTILTTDTYPAFVFDQEPNVYFTTVNDKQKTQLFKLSTDTRDLTLVHEFEKRSLAVQEVIQEKQLLLSGTTFLTETDGALPWHEVTEVPYWTNAEGNVNGKRHQLFIFDLKSKELHSLVPKDFEISNFWYQDGHLFLSGAQYQNHQPFQKGLYEYDFTEKKLQELLKPETWSISTVALLNDELYLAATDNKKYGIEENPNFYHLLKDTHEMQLVQEWDHNLSNIVIHDMEVVPGKTTFVHDNKLYFVATIATHNEIYTFDGEKTELVGKWDGSITSLAFQGDHLQFIANSPQSPQQLYQFEKDGQVKQLSHFNEFLKDRYLAEPKQIDYKDHNGDWRYGWVLYPLNYQEGNKYPAILEVHGGPRATYGDGFFHEMQMLASAGYFVFFTNIIGSEGWGDEYGDVRGKYGTVDYDDLMLFTDEVLKQVPEINEEKLGLAGGSYGGFMTNWVIGHTHRFSAAVSMRSIASWTAMYISDIGPEFVNDQMATDDLHSDDIDKLWFHSPLRYVNNVTTPTLFLHSDHDFRCPIPDAYQMFQALKLRNVPTKLVVFQGSNHDLSRKGAPNRRIKRLEETLNWFDKYLK; from the coding sequence ATGCAAGGATTAACAGCAAAAGACTTATTAAACTTAACAAATGCAGGAGGTTTGAAGACACAAGGCAATAATAGTATTTTCCAAACTGCTGATCCTAATTTTGATGATTTGGATAAATATCAGTGGTCACTTGTTAAGCAAAATGGTAAAGACGGCTTATCTACTATTTTAACTACCGACACTTATCCGGCTTTTGTCTTTGATCAAGAACCGAACGTGTATTTTACAACGGTAAATGATAAGCAAAAGACGCAATTATTTAAATTAAGCACTGATACCCGAGATTTGACCTTGGTTCATGAATTTGAAAAGCGAAGTTTGGCAGTTCAAGAAGTAATACAAGAAAAGCAATTACTCTTATCAGGTACGACATTTTTAACAGAAACTGATGGTGCTTTACCCTGGCACGAAGTAACTGAAGTACCTTATTGGACCAACGCTGAGGGGAATGTAAATGGTAAACGACATCAACTTTTTATTTTTGATTTAAAAAGCAAAGAGTTGCACTCATTAGTACCAAAAGATTTTGAAATCAGCAATTTTTGGTACCAAGATGGCCACCTGTTCTTAAGCGGTGCGCAATATCAAAATCATCAACCATTTCAAAAAGGTCTCTATGAATATGATTTTACTGAAAAAAAGCTGCAAGAATTGCTTAAGCCTGAAACTTGGTCTATAAGTACAGTGGCGTTATTAAATGATGAATTATATCTAGCAGCCACCGATAATAAAAAATATGGCATTGAAGAGAACCCTAATTTTTATCATTTGCTTAAAGATACTCATGAAATGCAGCTCGTGCAAGAATGGGATCATAACTTATCCAATATTGTCATCCATGACATGGAAGTAGTACCAGGCAAAACCACTTTTGTCCACGATAACAAACTTTATTTTGTTGCTACAATTGCGACTCATAATGAAATTTATACGTTTGACGGTGAAAAAACAGAACTAGTTGGCAAGTGGGATGGCTCAATTACTTCCCTAGCCTTTCAAGGCGATCATTTACAATTTATCGCAAATAGTCCACAAAGTCCGCAGCAACTCTACCAGTTTGAAAAAGATGGACAGGTCAAACAACTTAGTCATTTTAACGAATTTTTGAAAGACAGATATCTTGCCGAGCCAAAGCAAATTGATTATAAGGATCATAATGGTGATTGGCGTTATGGCTGGGTACTCTATCCACTGAATTACCAAGAAGGCAACAAATATCCGGCAATTCTAGAAGTTCATGGTGGACCCCGCGCTACTTATGGCGATGGCTTTTTCCACGAAATGCAAATGCTGGCTAGTGCTGGTTATTTTGTCTTCTTTACCAATATCATCGGTTCTGAAGGTTGGGGAGATGAATATGGTGACGTGCGCGGTAAATATGGCACTGTGGACTATGATGATTTAATGTTATTTACCGATGAAGTCTTAAAGCAAGTTCCAGAGATAAACGAAGAAAAGCTTGGATTAGCAGGCGGAAGTTATGGTGGTTTTATGACTAATTGGGTTATTGGTCATACTCATCGCTTTAGTGCTGCCGTTAGCATGCGCAGCATTGCTTCTTGGACAGCAATGTACATTTCAGATATTGGTCCTGAATTCGTAAACGATCAAATGGCCACAGATGATTTACATTCTGACGATATTGATAAGCTTTGGTTCCACTCACCTCTTCGCTATGTCAATAATGTGACTACTCCTACGTTATTCTTACATTCAGATCATGATTTTCGCTGTCCAATTCCTGATGCTTATCAAATGTTCCAAGCATTGAAATTACGTAATGTCCCAACTAAATTAGTAGTCTTTCAAGGTTCTAATCATGACTTATCAAGGAAAGGTGCTCCTAACAGACGGATTAAGAGATTAGAAGAAACGTTGAACTGGTTTGATAAATATCTAAAGTAA